One Pochonia chlamydosporia 170 chromosome 5, whole genome shotgun sequence DNA segment encodes these proteins:
- a CDS encoding 6-phosphogluconate dehydrogenase, decarboxylating (similar to Neosartorya fischeri NRRL 181 XP_001257989.1) — protein MGAQSDAAMKWKRIGIVGAGNMGSMMGFAFSELGLDVSIWDAKSANVNNFMKQVEQAKGLNGRISGYHDISDFADSLRQRGGRRLFLFSITHGTPADEVLKLIKKHLMKGDIILDGGNEHYRNTERRQRACQGIGVDWIGMGVSGGYQSARHGPSMSAGGNNIALEEVMPLLELYAAKDPKSGVPCVSNIGPGGSGHFVKMVHNGIEVGMLSVICEAWGFMHSGMGLDYEEIGEIFEAWNTDGELHTNYLVKIASDVCRTRKAVNGSEAEDGYVLDDVLDKVVQDDDSTEGTPSWSIMESAMRHVSCPTLAAGFYFRVASGNREERLQVAEKLSMPDPKSFTDIKDKSQMIESLHRAVYCAFLASFCQGLELIARASIDEGWDISLSECIRIWRAGCIIQSEFIADLLEPFLQENKSFTNAKLNSCVGKELQRNFTALKDTVLRGLAADHYFPALSATLEYIKYTGGTMLPTKFMEAQMDYFGAHAYNKPGVQGEDPGLVAKGPHHFEWNPA, from the coding sequence ATGGGTGCTCAATCGGACGCAGCAATGAAATGGAAGCGAATTGGCATTGTCGGGGCAGGGAATATGGGCTCTATGATGGGATTTGCCTTTTCTGAACTCGGCCTCGACGTCTCTATCTGGGATGCTAAGAGTGCAAATGTCAACAATTTTATGAAACAAGTGGAGCAGGCCAAAGGTCTAAATGGACGTATTTCAGGATACCACGACATTTCAGATTTTGCAGATAGCCTGCGACAGCGCGGCGGCCGAAGACTGTTTCTGTTTTCCATTACGCATGGGACACCAGCAGACGAAGTCTTAAAATTGATCAAGAAACACCTAATGAAAGGTGACATAATTTTGGACGGCGGCAACGAGCACTATCGAAACACCGAAAGGCGACAAAGAGCATGTCAAGGCATTGGCGTGGATTGGATCGGAATGGGCGTTTCCGGGGGCTACCAGTCTGCTCGCCATGGGCCAAGCATGTCCGCTGGTGGAAATAACATCGCGTTGGAGGAAGTCATGCCGCTGTTGGAGCTATATGCAGCTAAAGACCCCAAATCTGGTGTACCTTGCGTTTCCAACATTGGACCGGGTGGCTCAGGACACTTCGTGAAGATGGTCCATAACGGTATCGAGGTTGGCATGCTCTCTGTCATCTGTGAAGCATGGGGTTTCATGCATAGTGGAATGGGACTTGATTACGAGGAGATCGGTGAAATATTCGAGGCGTGGAACACAGACGGTGAATTACATACCAACTACTTGGTCAAAATTGCCTCGGACGTTTGCCGAACGAGAAAGGCCGTGAATGGCAGCGAAGCGGAGGATGGCTATGTCCTCGATGATGTGCTCGACAAGGTCGTACAAGATGACGATTCGACAGAAGGAACACCCTCATGGTCCATTATGGAGTCTGCCATGAGGCATGTATCTTGTCCAACACTCGCAGCGGGATTTTACTTTCGTGTGGCTTCCGGTAATCGTGAGGAGCGACTACAAGTTGCCGAAAAGCTTTCCATGCCTGACCCAAAGTCATTTACAGATATCAAGGATAAGAGTCAAATGATTGAAAGTCTTCACAGGGCTGTCTACTGTGCCTTCCTTGCGTCGTTTTGTCAAGGACTGGAGCTAATTGCACGGGCGTCGATTGACGAAGGTTGGGATATCAGCTTGTCTGAGTGCATTCGAATATGGCGTGCAGGGTGCATCATTCAATCAGAATTCATCGCCGACCTTCTGGAACCGTTTTTGCAAGAGAATAAGTCATTTACGAACGCAAAACTGAACAGCTGCGTTGGAAAGGAGTTACAACGAAACTTCACGGCGTTGAAGGATACTGTTTTGCGAGGGCTCGCGGCAGACCATTATTTCCCGGCACTGTCTGCCACGCTTGAGTACATCAAGTATACCGGAGGCACAATGCTTCCCACCAAGTTTATGGAGGCGCAAATGGATTACTTTGGGGCTCATGCTTACAATAAGCCTGGCGTGCAGGGCGAAGATCCCGGACTAGTAGCGAAAGGTCCTCATCATTTCGAGTGGAATCCAGCTTAG